In Esox lucius isolate fEsoLuc1 chromosome 6, fEsoLuc1.pri, whole genome shotgun sequence, the following proteins share a genomic window:
- the klhl31 gene encoding kelch-like protein 31, which produces MAPKKNKTAKKNKGDINEITITVEDGPINNINGLNTLLEGGNGFSCISTEVSDPVYAPNLLEGLSTMRQSAFLCDLTVSTKSKSFDVHKVVMASCSAYIQNILKKDSTLTKIDLNEISPTGLATAITYAYSGKLTLSLYSIGSTIAAALLLQIHTLVKMCSDFLMQELSVENCMYVANIADTYDLKETKEATQKFMRENFIEFSEMEQFLKLTYEQINDFLSDDSLQLPSEITAFQIAMKWLDFDEKRLKYAPDLLTNIRFGTISAMDLVNHVQSVPRMMQDPECHRLLVDAMNYHLLPYQQNILQSRRTKVRGGLRVMLTVGGRPALTEKSLSKEVLYRDEDGVWNRLTEMPAKSFNQCVAVLDGFLYVAGGEDQNDARNQAKHAVSNFCRYDPRFNNWIHLTNMMQKRTHFSLNTYNGLLFAIGGRNADGCQASMECYVPSSNQWQMKAPMEIPRCCHASSVIDGKILVSGGYINNAYSRAVCCYDPSTDMWQDKNGLFSPRGWHSAATVGDRAYVIGGSQLGGRGERVDVLAVECFNPHNGQWSYSAPLNTGVSTAGIVSMNNKIYVLGGWNEIEKKYKKCIQVYNPDLNEWTEDDELPEATVGISCCVVTIPTRKTRESRSSSVSSAPVSL; this is translated from the exons ATGGCacccaaaaaaaacaagactGCCAAAAAGAACAAAGGGGATATCAATGAAATAACTATAACGGTTGAGGATGGCCCCATCAATAACATAAACGGGTTGAACACCTTGCTGGAAGGAGGAAATGGGTTCAGCTGCATCTCAACCGAAGTCTCTGATCCTGTGTACGCTCCTAACCTCTTGGAGGGCCTGAGCACCATGAGGCAGTCTGCTTTCCTCTGTGACCTGACCGTCTCCACCAAGTCAAAGTCCTTTGACGTCCACAAGGTTGTGATGGCTTCCTGTAGTGCCTACATTCAGAATATCCTGAAGAAGGACTCCACCCTCACTAAGATCGACCTGAACGAGATTTCACCCACAGGCCTGGCCACCGCCATCACATATGCCTACTCTGGGAAACTAACCCTGTCATTATACAGTATTGGCAGCACCATCGCAGCCGCCTTGCTGCTGCAGATCCACACCCTGGTGAAGATGTGCAGTGACTTTCTCATGCAGGAGCTCAGCGTGGAGAACTGCATGTATGTTGCCAACATTGCAGATACCTACGACCTCAAAGAAACTAAGGAGGCCACGCAGAAGTTCATGAGGGAGAACTTCATTGAGTTCTCTGAGATGGAGCAGTTCCTGAAGCTCACCTACGAGCAGATCAACGACTTCCTCAGCGATGATTCCCTGCAGTTGCCCTCCGAGATCACAGCCTTCCAGATAGCCATGAAGTGGTTGGACTTCGATGAGAAGCGGCTGAAATACGCCCCAGATCTTTTGACCAACATCCGCTTTGGCACCATCTCGGCCATGGACCTGGTCAACCATGTCCAGAGTGTGCCCAGAATGATGCAGGATCCTGAGTGCCATCGTCTCCTGGTGGACGCCATGAATTACCACCTGTTGCCCTACCAGCAGAACATCCTGCAGTCCCGCAGAACAAAGGTGCGTGGTGGCCTTCGGGTCATGCTGACGGTGGGTGGACGACCGGCGCTGACGGAAAAGTCTCTCAGCAAAGAGGTTCTCTACAGGGACGAAGACGGTGTGTGGAACAGGCTGACGGAGATGCCGGCCAAGAGCTTCAATCAGTGTGTGGCCGTCTTGGATGGCTTCCTATATGTTGCGGGTGGCGAGGACCAGAATGATGCCAGGAACCAGGCTAAACATGCTGTCAGCAACTTCTGCAG GTACGATCCTCGATTCAACAACTGGATTCATTTGACCAACATGATGCAGAAACGCACCCACTTCAGTCTCAACACCTACAACGGCCTCTTGTTCGCCATTGGCGGCCGTAACGCTGACGGATGCCAGGCTTCGATGGAGTGCTACGTGCCCTCCTCCAACCAGTGGCAGATGAAAGCCCCTATGGAGATACCCAGGTGCTGCCACGCCAGCTCCGTCATTGACGGCAAGATCCTTGTTAGCGGTGGTTACATCAACAACGCGTACTCCCGGGCGGTCTGCTGCTACGACCCCTCCACTGATATGTGGCAGGACAAGAACGGTTTGTTCTCCCCGAGAGGCTGGCACTCCGCGGCCACGGTCGGAGACCGGGCCTACGTGATCGGCGGCAGCCAATTGGGTGGCCGCGGAGAGAGGGTGGATGTCTTGGCCGTTGAGTGTTTCAACCCTCACAATGGGCAGTGGAGCTACTCTGCCCCACTAAACACAGGAGTGAGCACTGCTGGCATTGTCAGTATGAATAACAAGATCTATGTCCTTGGAGGCTGGAACGAGATTGAGAAAAAGTACAAGAAATGCATTCAGGTATATAACCCTGACCTGAATGAATGGACTGAGGATGATGAGCTGCCAGAGGCTACAGTTGGCATCTCTTGTTGTGTTGTTACCATACCAACGCGCAAAACACGAGAGTCCAGGTCTAGCTCAGTTTCATCTGCGCCAGTCAGCTTGTAA
- the eloal gene encoding elongin A, like isoform X2, with amino-acid sequence MQVLKILKKLQELDITIDILAETGIGKAVNSLRKHGDAGEAAKLLVSHWKKMVPKETLSHSEKDDASQSKHLKTEVELKNVSKGCADIQDKNISKHEGFRIAENQDGHTSKEEHFKSFEKNQGTSKEGHFKTEIKYQGTAEEGGLKTEDKTQSTSKYDHLITEDKKTSTLEKTNLQGVDQDSSDNKKDHFKSEKENTHALKKEQKYQVKGEGLGVSEKNKNGRYSETVMLGSRKSKSCQERSFSREECKNHSDNREICGIKRDSCSETRSCPKASKPNRKESLTLQPDKSTVIDNSSDQDNKESERRETVGHSGERRKPSERKQVYLEDEGKTIHEGKSKTKEKMVKINEDEPNEIDIEGPSMSFESFLSYDIGVPKRKKKSEYSKPPKKLKTVEKVKVVKALSEKSDEQLPEMMANVSPKKAMKGSVMDLLNIPLPTFLPEYDELSNFNYYDSKMSVEEKYEVSDVSEEGPVFTGQRLNRKMQVYSGAKAAFLPTMMSLYQQCIRALQNNIDLLYEIGGVPFEILEPVLERCTPDQLLRIEECNPVYIGLTDHLWEKHCQRDFRNAQLEEYESWREMYIRLSEERERKLQRLTKTIVSAHSGKPKGRQVKLAFINSVAKPPRNVRIQQEIHGTARHPKLQQEVHGSAGAPLKPQMQDIHSVKDNRARPCYGESQRPSSTVSGTSQAQDLRKKTRVAPMMAKSLKAFKNMGRR; translated from the exons ATGCAG GTCCTGAAAATATTAAAGAAACTACAGGAGTTGGACATTACCATAGATATTCTTGCA GAGACTGGAATTGGAAAAGCTGTAAACTCTCTTCGCAAGCATGGAGATGCAGGAGAAGCTGCCAAGTTATTAGTCAGTCACTGGAAGAAAATGGTTCCAAAAGAAACCTTAAG CCATTCAGAAAAGGATGACGCTTCGCagtccaaacatttgaaaactgaAGTGGAGTTGAAGAATGTTTCAAAGGGGTGCGCAGATATACAggataaaaatatttcaaaacatgaGGGTTTCAGAATTGCGGAAAATCAAGATGGGCATACTTCAAAAGAGGAgcattttaaaagttttgagAAAAACCAGGGAACTTCAAAAGAAGGGCATTTCAAAACTGAAATTAAATACCAAGGTACTGCAGAGGAGGGGGGTTTGAAAACTGAGGACAAAACCCAAAGTACTTCCAAATATGATCATTTGATAactgaagacaaaaaaacaagtacTTTAGAGAAGACAAATTTACAGGGTGTGGATCAAGACTCAAGTGACAACAAAAAGGATCATTTTAAAAGTGAGAAGGAAAACACACATGCTTTGAAGAAGGAACAAAAATATCAGGTGAAAGGGGAGGGTTTAGGGgtttctgaaaaaaacaaaaatggtagATATTCTGAAACTGTTATGCTTGGAAGCAGGAAATCTAAAAGCTGCCAAGAGAGATCGTTTTCCAGAGAAGAGTGTAAAAACCATTCAGACAACAGAGAAATATGTGGGATAAAAAGAGACTCTTGTAGTGAAACACGATCATGTCCAAAAGCATCAAAACCAAACCGCAAAGAGTCTTTAACATTACAACCTGATAAAAGTACAGTAATTGACAATTCCAGTGACCAAGACAACAAAGAATCTGAAAGAAGAGAAACTGTTGGTCATagtggggagaggaggaagcCTAGTGAAAGAAAGCAAGTCTACCTTGAAGATGAAGGAAAAACTATACATGAGGGAAAATCAAAGACCAAAGAGAAAATGGTGAAGATTAATGAAGACGAGCCAAACGAAATTGATATTGAGGGGCCCTCTATGTCTTTTGAGTCTTTCTTGAGCTATGATATTGGTGTACCTAAGAGGAAGAAAAAGTCTGAATATAGCAAACCTCCAAAGAAATTGAAGACTGTTGAAAAAGTAAAAGTTGTAAAGGCATTAAGCGAAAAATCTGATGAACAGTTACCTGAGATGATGGCAAATGTTTCTCCCAAAAAG GCTATGAAGGGGTCTGTGATGGACCTGCTTAACATTCCATTGCCCACATTTCTACCTGAATATGATGAACTCTCCAACTTCAACTACTATGACAGTAAAA TGTCAGTTGAAGAAAAGTATGAAGTGTCTGATGTTTCTGAGGAGGGCCCAGTATTTACTGGTCAAAGACTCAACCGGAAGATGCAGGTGTATTCTGGCGCCAAAGCTGCGTTTCTCCCAACCATGATGTCCCTGTACCAGCAATGCATCCGTGCGCTGCAGAACAACATTGACT TGCTGTATGAAATCGGAGGGGTCCCGTTTGAAATCCTTGAGCCCGTGCTAGAGCGCTGTACACCCGATCAACTGCTCCGTATCGAAGAGTGCAACCCG GTGTATATTGGATTGACTGATCACCTATGGGAGAAGCATTGTCAGCGGGATTTCAGGAATGCTCAGCTGGAGGAGTATGAATCCTGGAGAGAGATGTACATTAGGCTATCTGAGGAACGGGAGAGGAAGCTCCAAAGACTCACAAAAACCATCGTCTCAGCCCATTCAGGAAAACCCAAAG GCCGCCAGGTGAAGCTGGCGTTTATTAACTCTGTTGCCAAGCCCCCTAGAAATGTGAGAATCCAGCAAGAAATCCATGGAACTGCTAGACATCCAAAACTCCAGCAAGAGGTTCATGGATCTGCTGGCGCTCCTCTCAAGCCTCAAATGCAGGACATTCACAG TGTGAAGGACAACAGAGCTAGACCCTGCTATGGTGAGTCTCAGAGACCCAGCAGCACTGTCAGTGGAACCAGCCAAGCACAAGACCTGCGCAAAAAAACAC GGGTGGCACCTATGATGGCAAAGTCTCTAAAGGCTTTTAAAAATATGGGGCGTAGGTGA
- the eloal gene encoding elongin A, like isoform X1, whose translation MDACDVLKKVLQLKLQLTESTETKTVLKILKKLQELDITIDILAETGIGKAVNSLRKHGDAGEAAKLLVSHWKKMVPKETLSHSEKDDASQSKHLKTEVELKNVSKGCADIQDKNISKHEGFRIAENQDGHTSKEEHFKSFEKNQGTSKEGHFKTEIKYQGTAEEGGLKTEDKTQSTSKYDHLITEDKKTSTLEKTNLQGVDQDSSDNKKDHFKSEKENTHALKKEQKYQVKGEGLGVSEKNKNGRYSETVMLGSRKSKSCQERSFSREECKNHSDNREICGIKRDSCSETRSCPKASKPNRKESLTLQPDKSTVIDNSSDQDNKESERRETVGHSGERRKPSERKQVYLEDEGKTIHEGKSKTKEKMVKINEDEPNEIDIEGPSMSFESFLSYDIGVPKRKKKSEYSKPPKKLKTVEKVKVVKALSEKSDEQLPEMMANVSPKKAMKGSVMDLLNIPLPTFLPEYDELSNFNYYDSKMSVEEKYEVSDVSEEGPVFTGQRLNRKMQVYSGAKAAFLPTMMSLYQQCIRALQNNIDLLYEIGGVPFEILEPVLERCTPDQLLRIEECNPVYIGLTDHLWEKHCQRDFRNAQLEEYESWREMYIRLSEERERKLQRLTKTIVSAHSGKPKGRQVKLAFINSVAKPPRNVRIQQEIHGTARHPKLQQEVHGSAGAPLKPQMQDIHSVKDNRARPCYGESQRPSSTVSGTSQAQDLRKKTRVAPMMAKSLKAFKNMGRR comes from the exons ATGGACGCCTGTGACGTGTTGAAGAAAGTGTTGCAGTTAAAACTTCAGCTAACTGAATCGACAGAAACAAAAACG GTCCTGAAAATATTAAAGAAACTACAGGAGTTGGACATTACCATAGATATTCTTGCA GAGACTGGAATTGGAAAAGCTGTAAACTCTCTTCGCAAGCATGGAGATGCAGGAGAAGCTGCCAAGTTATTAGTCAGTCACTGGAAGAAAATGGTTCCAAAAGAAACCTTAAG CCATTCAGAAAAGGATGACGCTTCGCagtccaaacatttgaaaactgaAGTGGAGTTGAAGAATGTTTCAAAGGGGTGCGCAGATATACAggataaaaatatttcaaaacatgaGGGTTTCAGAATTGCGGAAAATCAAGATGGGCATACTTCAAAAGAGGAgcattttaaaagttttgagAAAAACCAGGGAACTTCAAAAGAAGGGCATTTCAAAACTGAAATTAAATACCAAGGTACTGCAGAGGAGGGGGGTTTGAAAACTGAGGACAAAACCCAAAGTACTTCCAAATATGATCATTTGATAactgaagacaaaaaaacaagtacTTTAGAGAAGACAAATTTACAGGGTGTGGATCAAGACTCAAGTGACAACAAAAAGGATCATTTTAAAAGTGAGAAGGAAAACACACATGCTTTGAAGAAGGAACAAAAATATCAGGTGAAAGGGGAGGGTTTAGGGgtttctgaaaaaaacaaaaatggtagATATTCTGAAACTGTTATGCTTGGAAGCAGGAAATCTAAAAGCTGCCAAGAGAGATCGTTTTCCAGAGAAGAGTGTAAAAACCATTCAGACAACAGAGAAATATGTGGGATAAAAAGAGACTCTTGTAGTGAAACACGATCATGTCCAAAAGCATCAAAACCAAACCGCAAAGAGTCTTTAACATTACAACCTGATAAAAGTACAGTAATTGACAATTCCAGTGACCAAGACAACAAAGAATCTGAAAGAAGAGAAACTGTTGGTCATagtggggagaggaggaagcCTAGTGAAAGAAAGCAAGTCTACCTTGAAGATGAAGGAAAAACTATACATGAGGGAAAATCAAAGACCAAAGAGAAAATGGTGAAGATTAATGAAGACGAGCCAAACGAAATTGATATTGAGGGGCCCTCTATGTCTTTTGAGTCTTTCTTGAGCTATGATATTGGTGTACCTAAGAGGAAGAAAAAGTCTGAATATAGCAAACCTCCAAAGAAATTGAAGACTGTTGAAAAAGTAAAAGTTGTAAAGGCATTAAGCGAAAAATCTGATGAACAGTTACCTGAGATGATGGCAAATGTTTCTCCCAAAAAG GCTATGAAGGGGTCTGTGATGGACCTGCTTAACATTCCATTGCCCACATTTCTACCTGAATATGATGAACTCTCCAACTTCAACTACTATGACAGTAAAA TGTCAGTTGAAGAAAAGTATGAAGTGTCTGATGTTTCTGAGGAGGGCCCAGTATTTACTGGTCAAAGACTCAACCGGAAGATGCAGGTGTATTCTGGCGCCAAAGCTGCGTTTCTCCCAACCATGATGTCCCTGTACCAGCAATGCATCCGTGCGCTGCAGAACAACATTGACT TGCTGTATGAAATCGGAGGGGTCCCGTTTGAAATCCTTGAGCCCGTGCTAGAGCGCTGTACACCCGATCAACTGCTCCGTATCGAAGAGTGCAACCCG GTGTATATTGGATTGACTGATCACCTATGGGAGAAGCATTGTCAGCGGGATTTCAGGAATGCTCAGCTGGAGGAGTATGAATCCTGGAGAGAGATGTACATTAGGCTATCTGAGGAACGGGAGAGGAAGCTCCAAAGACTCACAAAAACCATCGTCTCAGCCCATTCAGGAAAACCCAAAG GCCGCCAGGTGAAGCTGGCGTTTATTAACTCTGTTGCCAAGCCCCCTAGAAATGTGAGAATCCAGCAAGAAATCCATGGAACTGCTAGACATCCAAAACTCCAGCAAGAGGTTCATGGATCTGCTGGCGCTCCTCTCAAGCCTCAAATGCAGGACATTCACAG TGTGAAGGACAACAGAGCTAGACCCTGCTATGGTGAGTCTCAGAGACCCAGCAGCACTGTCAGTGGAACCAGCCAAGCACAAGACCTGCGCAAAAAAACAC GGGTGGCACCTATGATGGCAAAGTCTCTAAAGGCTTTTAAAAATATGGGGCGTAGGTGA
- the eloal gene encoding elongin A, like isoform X4 has protein sequence MDACDVLKKVLQLKLQLTESTETKTVLKILKKLQELDITIDILAETGIGKAVNSLRKHGDAGEAAKLLVSHWKKMVPKETLSHSEKDDASQSKHLKTEVELKNVSKGCADIQDKNISKHEGFRIAENQDGHTSKEEHFKSFEKNQGTSKEGHFKTEIKYQGTAEEGGLKTEDKTQSTSKYDHLITEDKKTSTLEKTNLQGVDQDSSDNKKDHFKSEKENTHALKKEQKYQVKGEGLGVSEKNKNGRYSETVMLGSRKSKSCQERSFSREECKNHSDNREICGIKRDSCSETRSCPKASKPNRKESLTLQPDKSTVIDNSSDQDNKESERRETVGHSGERRKPSERKQVYLEDEGKTIHEGKSKTKEKMVKINEDEPNEIDIEGPSMSFESFLSYDIGVPKRKKKSEYSKPPKKLKTVEKVKVVKALSEKSDEQLPEMMANVSPKKAMKGSVMDLLNIPLPTFLPEYDELSNFNYYDSKMSVEEKYEVSDVSEEGPVFTGQRLNRKMQVYSGAKAAFLPTMMSLYQQCIRALQNNIDLLYEIGGVPFEILEPVLERCTPDQLLRIEECNPVYIGLTDHLWEKHCQRDFRNAQLEEYESWREMYIRLSEERERKLQRLTKTIVSAHSGKPKV, from the exons ATGGACGCCTGTGACGTGTTGAAGAAAGTGTTGCAGTTAAAACTTCAGCTAACTGAATCGACAGAAACAAAAACG GTCCTGAAAATATTAAAGAAACTACAGGAGTTGGACATTACCATAGATATTCTTGCA GAGACTGGAATTGGAAAAGCTGTAAACTCTCTTCGCAAGCATGGAGATGCAGGAGAAGCTGCCAAGTTATTAGTCAGTCACTGGAAGAAAATGGTTCCAAAAGAAACCTTAAG CCATTCAGAAAAGGATGACGCTTCGCagtccaaacatttgaaaactgaAGTGGAGTTGAAGAATGTTTCAAAGGGGTGCGCAGATATACAggataaaaatatttcaaaacatgaGGGTTTCAGAATTGCGGAAAATCAAGATGGGCATACTTCAAAAGAGGAgcattttaaaagttttgagAAAAACCAGGGAACTTCAAAAGAAGGGCATTTCAAAACTGAAATTAAATACCAAGGTACTGCAGAGGAGGGGGGTTTGAAAACTGAGGACAAAACCCAAAGTACTTCCAAATATGATCATTTGATAactgaagacaaaaaaacaagtacTTTAGAGAAGACAAATTTACAGGGTGTGGATCAAGACTCAAGTGACAACAAAAAGGATCATTTTAAAAGTGAGAAGGAAAACACACATGCTTTGAAGAAGGAACAAAAATATCAGGTGAAAGGGGAGGGTTTAGGGgtttctgaaaaaaacaaaaatggtagATATTCTGAAACTGTTATGCTTGGAAGCAGGAAATCTAAAAGCTGCCAAGAGAGATCGTTTTCCAGAGAAGAGTGTAAAAACCATTCAGACAACAGAGAAATATGTGGGATAAAAAGAGACTCTTGTAGTGAAACACGATCATGTCCAAAAGCATCAAAACCAAACCGCAAAGAGTCTTTAACATTACAACCTGATAAAAGTACAGTAATTGACAATTCCAGTGACCAAGACAACAAAGAATCTGAAAGAAGAGAAACTGTTGGTCATagtggggagaggaggaagcCTAGTGAAAGAAAGCAAGTCTACCTTGAAGATGAAGGAAAAACTATACATGAGGGAAAATCAAAGACCAAAGAGAAAATGGTGAAGATTAATGAAGACGAGCCAAACGAAATTGATATTGAGGGGCCCTCTATGTCTTTTGAGTCTTTCTTGAGCTATGATATTGGTGTACCTAAGAGGAAGAAAAAGTCTGAATATAGCAAACCTCCAAAGAAATTGAAGACTGTTGAAAAAGTAAAAGTTGTAAAGGCATTAAGCGAAAAATCTGATGAACAGTTACCTGAGATGATGGCAAATGTTTCTCCCAAAAAG GCTATGAAGGGGTCTGTGATGGACCTGCTTAACATTCCATTGCCCACATTTCTACCTGAATATGATGAACTCTCCAACTTCAACTACTATGACAGTAAAA TGTCAGTTGAAGAAAAGTATGAAGTGTCTGATGTTTCTGAGGAGGGCCCAGTATTTACTGGTCAAAGACTCAACCGGAAGATGCAGGTGTATTCTGGCGCCAAAGCTGCGTTTCTCCCAACCATGATGTCCCTGTACCAGCAATGCATCCGTGCGCTGCAGAACAACATTGACT TGCTGTATGAAATCGGAGGGGTCCCGTTTGAAATCCTTGAGCCCGTGCTAGAGCGCTGTACACCCGATCAACTGCTCCGTATCGAAGAGTGCAACCCG GTGTATATTGGATTGACTGATCACCTATGGGAGAAGCATTGTCAGCGGGATTTCAGGAATGCTCAGCTGGAGGAGTATGAATCCTGGAGAGAGATGTACATTAGGCTATCTGAGGAACGGGAGAGGAAGCTCCAAAGACTCACAAAAACCATCGTCTCAGCCCATTCAGGAAAACCCAAAG TGTGA
- the eloal gene encoding elongin A, like isoform X3 produces MDACDVLKKVLQLKLQLTESTETKTVLKILKKLQELDITIDILAETGIGKAVNSLRKHGDAGEAAKLLVSHWKKMVPKETLSHSEKDDASQSKHLKTEVELKNVSKGCADIQDKNISKHEGFRIAENQDGHTSKEEHFKSFEKNQGTSKEGHFKTEIKYQGTAEEGGLKTEDKTQSTSKYDHLITEDKKTSTLEKTNLQGVDQDSSDNKKDHFKSEKENTHALKKEQKYQVKGEGLGVSEKNKNGRYSETVMLGSRKSKSCQERSFSREECKNHSDNREICGIKRDSCSETRSCPKASKPNRKESLTLQPDKSTVIDNSSDQDNKESERRETVGHSGERRKPSERKQVYLEDEGKTIHEGKSKTKEKMVKINEDEPNEIDIEGPSMSFESFLSYDIGVPKRKKKSEYSKPPKKLKTVEKVKVVKALSEKSDEQLPEMMANVSPKKAMKGSVMDLLNIPLPTFLPEYDELSNFNYYDSKMSVEEKYEVSDVSEEGPVFTGQRLNRKMQVYSGAKAAFLPTMMSLYQQCIRALQNNIDCRQVKLAFINSVAKPPRNVRIQQEIHGTARHPKLQQEVHGSAGAPLKPQMQDIHSVKDNRARPCYGESQRPSSTVSGTSQAQDLRKKTRVAPMMAKSLKAFKNMGRR; encoded by the exons ATGGACGCCTGTGACGTGTTGAAGAAAGTGTTGCAGTTAAAACTTCAGCTAACTGAATCGACAGAAACAAAAACG GTCCTGAAAATATTAAAGAAACTACAGGAGTTGGACATTACCATAGATATTCTTGCA GAGACTGGAATTGGAAAAGCTGTAAACTCTCTTCGCAAGCATGGAGATGCAGGAGAAGCTGCCAAGTTATTAGTCAGTCACTGGAAGAAAATGGTTCCAAAAGAAACCTTAAG CCATTCAGAAAAGGATGACGCTTCGCagtccaaacatttgaaaactgaAGTGGAGTTGAAGAATGTTTCAAAGGGGTGCGCAGATATACAggataaaaatatttcaaaacatgaGGGTTTCAGAATTGCGGAAAATCAAGATGGGCATACTTCAAAAGAGGAgcattttaaaagttttgagAAAAACCAGGGAACTTCAAAAGAAGGGCATTTCAAAACTGAAATTAAATACCAAGGTACTGCAGAGGAGGGGGGTTTGAAAACTGAGGACAAAACCCAAAGTACTTCCAAATATGATCATTTGATAactgaagacaaaaaaacaagtacTTTAGAGAAGACAAATTTACAGGGTGTGGATCAAGACTCAAGTGACAACAAAAAGGATCATTTTAAAAGTGAGAAGGAAAACACACATGCTTTGAAGAAGGAACAAAAATATCAGGTGAAAGGGGAGGGTTTAGGGgtttctgaaaaaaacaaaaatggtagATATTCTGAAACTGTTATGCTTGGAAGCAGGAAATCTAAAAGCTGCCAAGAGAGATCGTTTTCCAGAGAAGAGTGTAAAAACCATTCAGACAACAGAGAAATATGTGGGATAAAAAGAGACTCTTGTAGTGAAACACGATCATGTCCAAAAGCATCAAAACCAAACCGCAAAGAGTCTTTAACATTACAACCTGATAAAAGTACAGTAATTGACAATTCCAGTGACCAAGACAACAAAGAATCTGAAAGAAGAGAAACTGTTGGTCATagtggggagaggaggaagcCTAGTGAAAGAAAGCAAGTCTACCTTGAAGATGAAGGAAAAACTATACATGAGGGAAAATCAAAGACCAAAGAGAAAATGGTGAAGATTAATGAAGACGAGCCAAACGAAATTGATATTGAGGGGCCCTCTATGTCTTTTGAGTCTTTCTTGAGCTATGATATTGGTGTACCTAAGAGGAAGAAAAAGTCTGAATATAGCAAACCTCCAAAGAAATTGAAGACTGTTGAAAAAGTAAAAGTTGTAAAGGCATTAAGCGAAAAATCTGATGAACAGTTACCTGAGATGATGGCAAATGTTTCTCCCAAAAAG GCTATGAAGGGGTCTGTGATGGACCTGCTTAACATTCCATTGCCCACATTTCTACCTGAATATGATGAACTCTCCAACTTCAACTACTATGACAGTAAAA TGTCAGTTGAAGAAAAGTATGAAGTGTCTGATGTTTCTGAGGAGGGCCCAGTATTTACTGGTCAAAGACTCAACCGGAAGATGCAGGTGTATTCTGGCGCCAAAGCTGCGTTTCTCCCAACCATGATGTCCCTGTACCAGCAATGCATCCGTGCGCTGCAGAACAACATTGACT GCCGCCAGGTGAAGCTGGCGTTTATTAACTCTGTTGCCAAGCCCCCTAGAAATGTGAGAATCCAGCAAGAAATCCATGGAACTGCTAGACATCCAAAACTCCAGCAAGAGGTTCATGGATCTGCTGGCGCTCCTCTCAAGCCTCAAATGCAGGACATTCACAG TGTGAAGGACAACAGAGCTAGACCCTGCTATGGTGAGTCTCAGAGACCCAGCAGCACTGTCAGTGGAACCAGCCAAGCACAAGACCTGCGCAAAAAAACAC GGGTGGCACCTATGATGGCAAAGTCTCTAAAGGCTTTTAAAAATATGGGGCGTAGGTGA